One Nymphaea colorata isolate Beijing-Zhang1983 chromosome 12, ASM883128v2, whole genome shotgun sequence genomic window, TTGCCTTCCCACATAGGCCGGGGTTTCCGATGAATGCTGAAAAGGGTGAGTCCAGAATGTGCCTGTTGTCCGGTAGTGGGCCGGAGAGTTGGTTGTAGGAGAAGTCGACGCTTTGCAAACTTCTCAGGTCACTGAAGTCATCAGGGATTTGGCCGGAgagttgatttcttgaaaggtTCAGGCTCATTAACGACACTAGCTTCCCCAATTGTGACGGTATCTTTCCGATGAGGTCATTGGAGCTTAGATCAAGCAGTGATTGCAACGAAACCAGGTTGCCAATCTCGAACGGGATCTCCCCGTTCAGATGGTTGTGGTTGAGGTTCAATAACTGCAGTTTCGAACACTTGCCGACCTCTCCGGGGATTGGTCCGCTCAGATTGTTGTAAGACAGATCGAGCGTTTCCAGATTGGATAATTGGCCTATGTCAGGCGGGATGACACCGGAGAGTCCGTTGTTGCTCAAATTTAGCTTGAAGACGGTCCTTAAATTGAACAATTCTACCGGAATTTTACCTGAAAGGGAATTCGAGCCCAGGCTGAGGCTGCGCAGCATGGATAACCGGCCAATCTCCGGGGGTATGCTTCCAGAGATTTTGTTGTCCGCTAGGTTGAGAAAAGTGAGGTTGCTGCACTGCGCCCAAGCTGGGGAAATCTTGCCGAAGAGGTTGTTATTGCTCACATCCATGTACACCAAATTTGGGTACACTCCGAACGATTCAGAGATATCTCCAGTGAAATGATTCTTCTCCAGTCGAATTCTTGTCAGAAGAGAGCAGTTCTTCAATGTTGACGGCAGCGGCCCACTGAAATTGTTCTGACTTGCGGTGAAGTAAATCAGCTTCCCACCAGCACAGATCCCGGAAGGCAAGGAGCCGGAGAAGCTATTGTTCGAGAAGCTCACGTTAACCAGGCTTCCAGAGGATCCAAAGTTCGACGGTATTTCTCCGGACAAGTTATTAGTGTATATGAAAAGGAGCTCGAGATTCTGAAGTTTGGAGATGGACTGGGGTAGCAAGCCCTGCAAATTGTTGGTATTCATGTCCAATTGCTGCAAAGAACTCGTGTTTCCGATCTCAGGCGGGATACTTCCGTTGAGTTTGTTGTTGAAGAGGTTGAGTAGGTTGAGCTGCGTCAGCTTTCCAATTGTGGGCGGTATGGGGCCGGTGAGCTGGTTCTCTGAGAGGTCAAGTTGTACCAGATTGGTTAGGTTTCCTATGGACAGTGGAATTGAACCCGTAATCATATTTTTGAACAAGTAGAGATACGTGAGATTCTTCAGCAATCCGATCTCCATTGGGATGCTTCCCGTCAGCTGATTGCTCTGAAGTTGCAGAGAAGTTAGTTGAGTCCAGTTGGTGAGGAAGATGGGTTCTATCACCCCTGTTAGTGAATTACCAGACATGCCCAAGTCCCTCATCTTTGTCCAGTTAGCGAGGGTCTGAGGGAGGGGACCGGTTAGCTTATTATCGGACAAATTCAGCGTGGTAAGATTCCTCAATTGGCCCAGCTCCGGGGGAATGGTTGAATTCAGACCTGTTTGGTGCAGGTCGAGCCGCTCAAGAGACTTGAGATGGCCGAACGACGCAAGGATGCTGCCATATAGGCTGTTTTCATAGAGCTCGAGGATGCGTAGGCTCTGCAACGAGGCGATCCACTCTGGAATCTGACCTGAAAAGTTGTTTCTACCCAATTGCAAGGCTTCTAGCTTGGCTAGTTTTGATAACTGTTGTGGTATTGGGCCTTGGAAGCCATTATTGGTGATGTTGAAGAAACGGAGCTTGGGGAGTCGTGTGGCAATCTCATCCGGAATTTTGCCGGTCAGGTTGTTCAAAGACAAGTCAAGGAACTCCACTTTGGGGCACCGGAGCACGAAGGCCGGGAACTCACCGGTCAGGCTGTTCAGGTAGAGACCAAGGTATGTCACCGATGGCAAGTCGGAGACCTTTGATGGGTCCGGCGCGGTGAGAAAGTTGGAGCCCAAATCGAAGATCACGACATTGGTGAGATTGGTGAGTTGGTAAGGAATAGCACCTGCAAGGGTGTTGTTGTAGAGCCTAAGGATTGTGAGGCGGTTCAGGTTTCCGACCTCCGGCGGCACCGTGCCGTTGAACAAGTTGCTGCCCAAGTCGAGATAGACAAGCTGTGTCAGGGAGCCGATCCCCTGTGGTATGCTGCCGGAGAGCGAGTTCAGGTTGAGGTCGAGGCGCGAGAGGTTGGGGAAGGCAGAGAAGTTGAAGGAGGCAAGGGTGCCCGTCAAGGAAAATCCGGCGAGGTTTATCTCGGTGATGGAGTCGGAGGCGCTGCAGACGATGCCTTTCCATTTGCAGGGGTTGGTCTTGCTAGATGTGCCGTTGCTGGTCCAGGAGGAGAGCGAATCTCTTCCTTGGAGTGAGGTTTTCCATCCCAAAAGGGCCTCTGCTTCGAGATTGGCTAAGCTGAATGTGGAGAATAATGAAAAGAAGACGAGgatgaggaagaaggggaggagggaaGGCGGTGGTGACTTCATGGTGGTGGGCGGGTTGTGCGGTGGAGGCCGAAATGGAGGGTTTTAAAAGGGGTTGTAGTCCAGATTTTGACTGCATATGAAAACGAGTATGAATATGTTGCAGGAAATGATCATGTGAGGAAGCGTGAATGGTGAGTTGGGAAGGCCTGGATTTAATAGATTTAGTTTTTGGATACTCGACTGTGGTGTTTGGACTTTCGACGATGAAATAATTTATTAGTTTCGATTGCAACTAGTTTGAACCTGGAAGGTTTCAGCGGGAGTCATGGGATTTACTGCATCTGTTAGAAGAAAAGTCGGAACTGTGTTTCCTTAAAACTGTGGATAGAATTCATTAAGTTTAAAGGAATCCAACATTCAATGCGACTATGAGGACAAGGACAGGAGAGAAGGGGGTCTTTTTTATAAGCAACGTAGAAACTGTTCTTTCCTGTGGTGCCTTGAATCAACTTAATCTTTCTGCTGTTTGACAGAGGGCAGCCATTCTCCAACCTAAAGAAATTGGTTTCCCACTTAGCTAGGGAAAATGGGACTGCCGGAACTGACGAATTCCTTTCCCCATTGAAGCCCCTTTCCCATTAGCAGAAGGCGATTGTCTCAGAAGCAACAGCAGAATCCCACAGTTCTCTTCTTTGCACACGGATAATGTACTGAATAGAAGCAGTTGCACAAGAACTGAGGATAATGAGTTCCATTTCTCATCTTCACAATCTCATCCTGACCTACAAAATAGGTGCCGACCACCGTTAGTCATTCTCTTCCAATTGATGCACAATTGcttcagtttttttattattgtgttGCCGAACCATATTATAttttactatatatgtatgccaATGACGGAAAGGCAACTCGGCGCTGAGATGGTCTAAATTGGAGGCGGCCTAAATTGGAAGGCCGCATCTGGCAAAGCCGCGTGCGGGACGggaggaagggaggaagaaggaagacaTGTGAGCAGATTTCCGGTTCTTCTTTCGGAAACTTGTAGCCTCGCGAGCAGACTGTATTCAGTATGGTTCAAAACTAAACTCCCCAAAACCAGTTTGGTGTTTTGATGATGAAGTAAGTTTTTGTAAAGATACAAGACTCCTTTTGCAACCTAACGAAAATCATTCTTACCTGTCAGATAAATCTAAAACAAACAGTTGCATTGAATTCTTCCGCCCGAAGACTTGCCAAGTCTACGGTTTATCTGTTAGCTTTACAAGAGGACCAACCACCATGACCAGGCCCACTTCAACAATAAAAGGTGTTTGATATCtttgaatttgagatccttaaGATTTGACAGTAGCAGGCTTAAGCCCAGACCCTCTCCCCTTCAATCttaaatccaattttttcacaatacaaagaagtaaaatatggATCTTAAGTGTGCATCTTAACTCCGACCAATGatctttattttgatgaattGTAGATTTTACCGTGGATCTTTTGTCACATCAGCAAAAGTTTGACAGATCCATAGATTTTAAACCTGAAGCAATCGAATGGGGTTCTGGAGTTCTAGGAACGAATTGATGAATCCAACAAGTGGCAAGCCGGTTTGTTCAATAAGCGAATATGAAAGTAGCCACATGTCGCGTACTATTcacttttttattaattttattacaatttagaAGCTTTTGTCTTTTCAATTACTTTTCAAAGTACACACAATAATATCTTTGTCAATTCATGGCACTCTTATCTTTGGCAACTTCATCTGTTTTCTTGAGCTAAGGACAAGAATTTTTGTGTTTCATTGGACGGAGCGAGACAAAAGTATATGAGGAAAAATTCTCTGTCCAAACTAGGAAGCTTTCTGGATGAAAGTGAAATCATTGACAGGTTAGGGGTGTGTTTAAGAGTCAAATTGAAGTCTCGAAGCTATAAGATGTGATAGGATATTATATATAATCTCCATGATGTATCGCCTGACAAACaatacatttcatttttattgtaaatatgaattataagaacaaaaaaaatcaatttcccaattttttttcgcTTATAAAACACTTTTTGTACATTAAAGatgatttttctgttttcccaaTGAGCGTCTTGCAAGATAGCTCATGAGTAATTCATATCTTATCTATGTGTTAAGTGCCGGGAAAAATTATTAGCCAAAGTATCTTTTTCTGCCCTACCAAGCTAATGCCATTTATTTCTGAATTAACATTGATAGACACATAGATAAACATtaagatgagaaagaaagaagaaaaataaaataaaatggaaaatatgcgtaaagaaaaagaaaataaagaagaaaccaaataaaatgtaaagaaaataGTAGTGGAGGATAAAGTATGTCTGATGATTTTGACGCATCGATCATGCATGTTACCAAATTTCAATGCCTTTGCACCCTTGTCCACAAGAAAGGAGTCAACGTCTGCAACTTTAAGAAACGTCggcaaaagaggaaaagaacgTTTATCGATTAGGTGTGGGCTTCTGTGGGCAGTAGCCCACACAGCCCCCCCACATAATtctatttgtttgtttattacATATTACTGCCCCTTAAAATTTCTTGTATTAGAAAGGAAACTCTTCATGATTACCATGCCTTAGAAACAAGGGCGGAACCAGATATTTTTCATAAAGAGAGttgaaacaaactttttaaattttgaatattattttttaaaatttttatataaaacaagtgaactCTTTTTattgcatataaatttaaaaaaatatatatttgaaatggGGCCAAACCCATGCAGACCCTACCTTTGACAATACAAAAGAAAGTTTAAAGCTATCTCTGAATTCGCATGAATTTGCTTTTCAAAGCTTAGATTAAGGTGCAGCTCTGCTTTTCAATGGCAAGACCCTTGGAAGGTTCATACCGCCTAATGGTTGATCGCTTCTTTTTCAAAGCTTCATACCTTTGAACTTCAAAGGTATTCAATGGACAACTCGACctccaagaagaaaaaatggataataaaaacaataaagatGAGACTTGATCTTCCaaggttttggtttttttcaatTCCATATCATTTACTTCGCAAatcaaaaaccattttttcaacGCAAGACTACAAGATGAGACAATGTTTACCTTACATTTGAGATCTGAGGTGATATTGGCTACATATACATTATGTATGCGGTCCAGGagcaaagctagaaattttttcatgagagagacagaattaaagtttttaatttttaactagaatcaaaatatcattttttaaaatttttatataaacaagCGAAATCTTTTaagatttacatataatttttttttttaaaaaaaaattaagatgaacCCAAAGTCTACACAGGCCATACCTTGACTTTGCCCGTGCGCAAATATGGTACTATTTGTTTAATCTGGAAGTGCCATATGAAAAGAATTCCGGTCAGCCTTAAATATCACACACTTCctcatttaaaattatataagaCCGGATCTTATACTGAAATTGataatttattcaaatttttgagaatctCGAGATTAGATAAGATGAGGTAAACAGACATTACCTAAAGATTTGTGTGAGACAATTGGAGTTGAACAACTCCAATAGGAACAAGTCCAACTGCGACTTATGACCGTTAAGAAAACTTAAAGAAAAGATTACAAATGATCGCGTAACAAATGAGTAATTAACAATCAGCCGTCTGACTAACCTGATAACCACAAAAAGGCTCTCATCTTTTCCCGCAAATTCACAAAACAGGTgcctttatttaaaaaatagttaatgCCTAAAACAACCCCACATTTTATATGTTAAACCAAATCCGAACTGCATTCTGAATTCTTAAGAACCGCTTTCATAATATATGGATATTCGTTATAGTGTATTTAGTTGAAACTGACTCTGAATTCGGATCCAATCTGTCCAGATGCTTGAAAAAATCTTTTGCAAGGTTTAAAATTAtttagaacaaataaaaaaaaaaaccctcacAGAACCACTTCTAGTTAGGAATGtaattcagattcagttatgAGACTAGATACAGAGTCCAAAATCCAATTAGTAATTGGATCGAGATTTTTGTCGAAATCATCTAAatagattttaaatcaaatcgGTAATCCAACTCATTGTtaggtggattttttttttttatgcgcACACTAAAATTTCTTCCTTGGGGTTTTCACATAATTAATATTTCCCTTTCATCCCTAATTATTTGCGGCTGTCAAGCTTTGCATACttatgttgttgtttttttttttaaatacgacacattttttttagttacttTAGCAAGGTTTTTCATCCACCTCATTTCATAGGGTACAAAGCTTACTTTCGATGTTTTAAAGTATCGTTTTTatcatgcttcaacttgcaacACATGATGTTATGTTGATGCCACACACCAaaaatttattagttaaagAAAAAGGTTGATGACTATGGAAAAAAGATCAATGAACTTGAAAATTAATTATAAGATGAAAAAGTAGACGGTTAATGTCAACTCATTTATAAGGgggatttgaatatttgataaaagattaaaaaaaaaaatccaacaacacacacatatatatatataaaagctttaAAAGGGTTTACCTTACATATAGTAAATGTAGTTGTCTGGATGGCtaacatttaaattttgattataaaaaaatcataaaacatCACTATAACGACCATAAATCATTGTGATATTATAAATAATGGCTAATACCAATTTAGTGATTATATTTGAACacgagcccgagctcggtcagctcgaactcggctcgactaagtaagacacgagctcgactcggctcgagctcgaatatagctcgactatcctagctcgaactcgactcgatagtcacttgtcgagctcgagctcgattaagctcgataagCTCGTTTACAGTCATCCATActtgttgagcttgagctcgaccgtgagctcgactaaggctcgaatacgtgagctcgattaaggcCCGACTAAGGCTcgaaccggtttttttaaaaccagTATTTTAAtgacgagccgagtcgagctttaacgagtccacTCGAgtgaacttgaactcgactcgattagttaaacgagtcggctcgtgaactcgagctcgactcgtttaactaatgaagcagctCGAACTCGCTTATGAGtcaagcttaaacgagtcgactcgttGTACACCCCTATTAGTGACTGTTATTCAACgacacattttaaaattttaatcacTAAATCAGTATTATCATGGTTAATAGTGTAGTAATAGTTTATGGTGTCTTTAATTAGTGTTACCGACCcacatgtgtgtgtgagtgaaaGCAGAGATGATTAAGGTTAGTCAGCCACCTAACTAATACTATTCATGTAAAggatgattgaaagaaaatgtaCTAATCAATATTAAACAACGAAAATAcctgtcatttttttattgtttttctcttaattaaataaaagaaagatagGCCCCCTTTGAGTGAAATTTTCAATCTATACTTTTGACTTACTCTGCACTTCCATGTTTACTTGATATGAACGCCATTGTTGCCGCCGCTGTAGCACGAATTCCGGCGGCGCGTAGCTTCAAAGGGATGAATGTGCTTAATTTATCGGCTACAGAGTTGAGGATCGAGAGTCAACGGGATGAAGGTTGCATCTTTGTGTACGTCCACGAGACGCCTAATAATAACAAGCAGTCTTCACGCGTTAGTTTGACATTATCTGTAGACAGTGCAGCCCACCATCGCCATTTCCAAAAGAAGAAGCCTCTCTCCATCCTTCTGACTTTGGCTTCTCTCCTTCAAAGAGAAGAGACCTTCTATCGATAAATTCAGGCTCGTCACCACTTCCGCCGCAGCCGCCGCCATTACCACCATCACCGGCACTATGAGTTCGACGATGGGAAGGTTGAAGCCGAAAATGAAGCCCCTCTTGCGTCTCCTCGTGCTGCTTTGCCTCGAGGTGTCGCTCAGATTAGAAGGAGCGGCAGCAGCAGAGGCGGAGGCACTGCTCAAGTGGAAAGCCACCCTCAAAACGAGAGCCCTCGACGACTCATGGTCTCCTCTCAACTCCACAAACAAGCCTTGCAATTGGTTTGGAATCTCCTGCAACAACAATGGAAGCGTCGTGGAGATGAACATCCAAAACGTGAGCCTTGGAGGTACACTGGACTCCTTCGACTTCTTGTCGCTCCCCAACCTTGAGGTGCTCATTCTCACCTCTGACTATCTGTATGGCCAGATTCCTGCGGGGATCGGCCACCTCCCCAAGCTCACCACCCTCGATCTCTCCTCAAACGGATTCTCCGGCCACCTGCCACCTGCTCTGGCCAACCTCACTGAGATCGCTGTTCTGCGACTAAGTAAAAATATGCTGACAGGGGAGCCTGAACCAAGGCTCTTCACCAAGTTGGTACATCTCACTGAGCTTGCACTGGACGGTAACAACCTCACTGGTGTGATTCCATCCGAAATCGGACGTCTGTCAAGACTCGAGTTGTTAACTCTGTCGGAAAATGGATTCACTGGCTCGATTCCAGGTGAGATCGGCAACCTGACTAGCTTGTCTGTATTGTTCATGAATAACAACCagctcactggtacactgccttcTACTCTGGGGTACTTGTTCAAGCTCTCTGCACTGGATATTTCTCAGAACAAAATTGCTGGGGTAATTCCTGCTGAGATTTGTAACGTGACTAGCTTAACCTTATTAGATTTATCAAGGAACCGCCTTACAGGATCAATCCCCTCCGCAATAGGGAAGCTCGATACACTCACTTCATTGTTCTTGTATGGCAACTTCCTCACAGGCCCCATTCCATCTTCTGTGGGAAACATGGCAGAGCTCACTATGATTGGATTATTCCAAAACCGGCTCTGGGGATCGATACCATCGGAGATAGGGAAGCTTAAGAGGCTCACTAATTTGTACCTCTTCAGCAACTTCCTCTCGGGGTCGATTCCTTCATCCATAGGAGATCTGCATAGTCTTGAGGATCTGAACTTCTCGAGCAACAACCTCACAGGTGGGATCCCGCCAGAGGTAGGAAACTTAACTAACCTGACCATTATGTCATTGCATCAGAATTCTCTCGTAGGTCCTATCCCGGCTAGCATTGGCAACCTGCACAAACTTCAGTTTCTGGCCCTTTCTTCCAATCAACTTTCTGGTCCCATCCCTCATGAGATAGGAAGCATGAGGAACCTCTCTGTTCTATCACTCTTTACCAACAGTTTCTCAGGCCCAATTCCTCCCGTGATCACCAGCCTAACCGAACTCACGGTCTTGCTCCTCCAAGGGAACAAGCTTACTGGCTCAATCCCTTCAGAGATAGGGAGGCTTGTGAACCTCAATAGACTCCTTCTTTCTTACAATCAATTTAGTGGCGTGATCCCATCAAGTCTCTGGAGCCTGACACAACTCAATGATTTGCAGATCGATGGAAACATGTTTTCTGGTCCCATTTCACCAATGATAGCAGACTTGAGAAACCTGAACATTCTGAATATGGGTGAGAATGACTTCTCGGGCCCCATTCCATCGAGCATCGGAAACCTGACTGAGCTGCAAGTCTTAGGCCTCTATACCAACCAACTTTCAGGTCCCATACCACACCAGCTGGGGAGATTAGCCAATTTGACAATAATAAATATCGGAGGAAATTATCTGACTGGAGAAATACCTCCATCACTAGCGAACCTCACCAAGCTTACTGTTCTTGGACTGTGGAGGAATAGACTAGTTGGTCGGATTCCTGCTGAGCTTGCCAGTATGGTTAACTTACAAATGCTAAGCTTGTATTCGAACACCCTCTTCGGAATAATCCCCAAGTCGTTAGGAAACCTGACAAATCTTCAGCTCCTTGATCTCAGCCAAAACAGAATTTCAGGGCCAATTCCACCCGAGTTGGGGAATTTGGTGAACCTGAGAAATCTTACCCTCGCCATGAATGATCTCAGTGGACCGATTCCTCCCACTTTGGGAAAATTACATATGCTGGTGGACCTTACTCTTTTCGACAATCATCTCTCTGGATTTGTCCCCACACAGATAGAGGATTTGACAAGTCTAGTCGTGCTTCAGCTAGCAAATAATAGCTTGTCCGGATCAATCCCATCACAAATTTGCAAAGGGGGGACACTTGCTTTCTTCAGTGCCTACGGGAACCGTTTCACTGGGACCATACCAGAAGGCCTGAAAAACTGTCCAAGTTTATACTCGGCAGCATTACAAAATAACCAACTGATTGGGAACATATCAGACGCCTTTGGACTGACTCCAAATCTGCAGTATTTGTACCTAAATCGAAACAAGTTCTCTGGAGAACTCTCGCCGAATTGGAGAGAATGCTGCACCAAACTGATTTACCTGGACCTTAGCCACAATCAAATAAGTGGCCGAATTCCATCATCCATCAGTGCTGCAGAGAATCTGCAGGACCTAAGACTATCCGTCACTTTTTTGACTGGCGAAATTCCAGCAGAGATTGGCGAGCTGAGGAATCTTTTCAAGTTGAATCTAAGTCACAATCAGTTGTCTGGTTCACTACCACAAGAATTTGGAAAGTTGGTCGAACTACAGTCACTTGATCTGTCAAACAATAATCTTAGTGGGAAGCTACCAAAACAACTTGGGGACTGCACGAACTTGCAGTTCTTGAAGCTGAGCAACAACTATTTCAATGGAAGCATCCCTCCTCAGATTGGGAATCTGGTTTTACTGCAGAGTTTGCTGGATCTCAGCTGGAACTTTCTCACAGGCCCCATACCACCCGAACTTGGAAAGCTGACATCCTTGGAAAATCTCAATCTCTCCCACAACAAACTCTTCGGACaaattccttcttctttggaAGGAATGGTGAGCCTAACTAGTGTCAATTTATCGTACAACAATCTTGCGGGTCCGCTGCCAAATAGTAAAGCCTTTAACGAAGCTCCATGGGATGCGTTTGTGGGGAACATTGGCTTATGTGGTAGTAAGCAGGGCTTGCGTCCTTGCAATTCCACAACCAGACACAGGGGCAGTCACCAAAAAGTGATCATACTAAGTGTAGCTTTATCTGGAGGGCTATTAATCTTTGCCATCCTCATAGTAAGCATCACTGCCTACCAAAAATTGGAGAAAGGTGATAGACAAATTTCAATCATAGAGGCATCGCAGCATGGAAATTTGTTTTCCATATGGAACTTTGACGGAAAGCTCGTCTATGAAGATATCATTGAAGCaacagaaaattttgatgacaaATACTGCATTGGCAGAGGTGGATATGGCAGTGTTTATAGAGCAGAGCTGCCAACAggacaaactgtggctgttaaGAAACTAATCCAATCAGAAGAAGATGCACTAGTTGATCGTCGAACCTTCATCAACGAAATCAGCACTCTGACAGAAATACGCCACCGTAACATTGTCAAGCTTTATGGATTCTGTTCACACTCGCAATGCATGTTCTTGGTATATGAATACATGGACAAAGGAAGCTTGGCAGACATGCTGAAGAGTCATGAAGGGGCTGTAGAACTGCACTGGGCAAGAAGGGTGAACATCATTTCAGGCGTTGCCCGTGCTTTGGCCTACATGCATCATGGCCGCGAATCACCTATTGTTCATCGTGACATCTCTAGCAATAATGTTCTGcttgattcaaattttgaagcttGTCTCTCCGACTTCGGCACCGCAAGGTTGTTGCAGCCAAACTCATCCAACAGGACTATGCCTGCAGGAACTTATGGCTACATAGCACCAGGTAAAACCGTAAAAGCCAGATACAAAACTTTGAGAGCAGGAAGAAATCGTTATATTCaattgatctctctctttctctctttctttctcttttaactGGATATAACCATTAAACTGTAGAGCTAGCCTATATCATGCAAGTGACGGAGAAATGCGACGTATACAGCTTCGGCGTACTTGCTTTGGAAGTCGTAAAGGGAACCCATCCGGGAGAACTCTTATCATCCTTATCGACCCAGCGAGGATCATCTT contains:
- the LOC116266334 gene encoding MDIS1-interacting receptor like kinase 2-like isoform X1: MKSPPPSLLPFFLILVFFSLFSTFSLANLEAEALLGWKTSLQGRDSLSSWTSNGTSSKTNPCKWKGIVCSASDSITEINLAGFSLTGTLASFNFSAFPNLSRLDLNLNSLSGSIPQGIGSLTQLVYLDLGSNLFNGTVPPEVGNLNRLTILRLYNNTLAGAIPYQLTNLTNVVIFDLGSNFLTAPDPSKVSDLPSVTYLGLYLNSLTGEFPAFVLRCPKVEFLDLSLNNLTGKIPDEIATRLPKLRFFNITNNGFQGPIPQQLSKLAKLEALQLGRNNFSGQIPEWIASLQSLRILELYENSLYGSILASFGHLKSLERLDLHQTGLNSTIPPELGQLRNLTTLNLSDNKLTGPLPQTLANWTKMRDLGMSGNSLTGVIEPIFLTNWTQLTSLQLQSNQLTGSIPMEIGLLKNLTYLYLFKNMITGSIPLSIGNLTNLVQLDLSENQLTGPIPPTIGKLTQLNLLNLFNNKLNGSIPPEIGNTSSLQQLDMNTNNLQGLLPQSISKLQNLELLFIYTNNLSGEIPSNFGSSGSLVNVSFSNNSFSGSLPSGICAGGKLIYFTASQNNFSGPLPSTLKNCSLLTRIRLEKNHFTGDISESFGVYPNLVYMDVSNNNLFGKISPAWAQCSNLTFLNLADNKISGSIPPEIGRLSMLRSLSLGSNSLSGKIPVELFNLRTVFKLNLSNNGLSGVIPPDIGQLSNLETLDLSYNNLSGPIPGEVGKCSKLQLLNLNHNHLNGEIPFEIGNLVSLQSLLDLSSNDLIGKIPSQLGKLVSLMSLNLSRNQLSGQIPDDFSDLRSLQSVDFSYNQLSGPLPDNRHILDSPFSAFIGNPGLCGKAKGLTECPISIGKRNSRSKILILAILLPAILVFILLLAFLCLIYRRDEWSAIIDRNHGREIKIWNVKGKLSFTEIAATTENFSDKYCIGKGGFGSVYRAALPSGQILAVKRLLPSEEGFQAVEQKSFRNEIRALTEARHRNIVTLYGFCTKERSMYLVYEYLDRGSLGGLLYGIHGEWEDLSWEVRVRILRGVAHALSYLHHDCSPPILHRDISINNVLLDSDLEARVSDFGTAKVLGPNTSSFTAAAGSYGYMAPELAYTMKATEKCDVYSFGVVALELMMGKHPGNIISILSSMAAAQIPGGSAEEFLLKDVLDRRLPLPTGHLAEEVVFAVSVALACTRTRPAARPTMRHVSQDLSARAQPNLSEPLESITLNDLSYNMT
- the LOC116266334 gene encoding MDIS1-interacting receptor like kinase 2-like isoform X2; the protein is MKSPPPSLLPFFLILVFFSLFSTFSLANLEAEALLGWKTSLQGRDSLSSWTSNGTSSKTNPCKWKGIVCSASDSITEINLAGFSLTGTLASFNFSAFPNLSRLDLNLNSLSGSIPQGIGSLTQLVYLDLGSNLFNGTVPPEVGNLNRLTILRLYNNTLAGAIPYQLTNLTNVVIFDLGSNFLTAPDPSKVSDLPSVTYLGLYLNSLTGEFPAFVLRCPKVEFLDLSLNNLTGKIPDEIATRLPKLRFFNITNNGFQGPIPQQLSKLAKLEALQLGRNNFSGQIPEWIASLQSLRILELYENSLYGSILASFGHLKSLERLDLHQTGLNSTIPPELGQLRNLTTLNLSDNKLTGPLPQTLANWTKMRDLGMSGNSLTGVIEPIFLTNWTQLTSLQLQSNQLTGSIPMEIGLLKNLTYLYLFKNMITGSIPLSIGNLTNLVQLDLSENQLTGPIPPTIGKLTQLNLLNLFNNKLNGSIPPEIGNTSSLQQLDMNTNNLQGLLPQSISKLQNLELLFIYTNNLSGEIPSNFGSSGSLVNVSFSNNSFSGSLPSGICAGGKLIYFTASQNNFSGPLPSTLKNCSLLTRIRLEKNHFTGDISESFGVYPNLVYMDVSNNNLFGKISPAWAQCSNLTFLNLADNKISGSIPPEIGRLSMLRSLSLGSNSLSGKIPVELFNLRTVFKLNLSNNGLSGVIPPDIGQLSNLETLDLSYNNLSGPIPGEVGKCSKLQLLNLNHNHLNGEIPFEIGNLVSLQSLLDLSSNDLIGKIPSQLGKLVSLMSLNLSRNQLSGQIPDDFSDLRSLQSVDFSYNQLSGPLPDNRHILDSPFSAFIGNPGLCGKAKGLTECPISIGKRNSRSKILILAILLPAILVFILLLAFLCLIYRRDEWSAIIDRNHGREIKIWNVKGKLSFTEIAATTENFSDKYCIGKGGFGSVYRAALPSGQILAVKRLLPSEEGFQAVEQKSFRNEIRALTEARHRNIVTLYGFCTKERSMYLVYEYLDRGSLGGLLYGIHGEWEDLSWEVRVRILRGVAHALSYLHHDCSPPILHRDISINNVLLDSDLEARVSDFGTAKVLGPNTSSFTAAAGSYGYMAPELAYTMKATEKCDVYSFGVVALELMMGKHPGNVISILSMAAAQIPGGSAEEFLLNDVLDPRLPLPTGQLAEEVVFVVSVALACTRSRPDARPTMRHVSQELSASTLPYLSQPLESITLNKLSYSKT
- the LOC126410589 gene encoding probable leucine-rich repeat receptor-like protein kinase At1g35710, producing MSSTMGRLKPKMKPLLRLLVLLCLEVSLRLEGAAAAEAEALLKWKATLKTRALDDSWSPLNSTNKPCNWFGISCNNNGSVVEMNIQNVSLGGTLDSFDFLSLPNLEVLILTSDYLYGQIPAGIGHLPKLTTLDLSSNGFSGHLPPALANLTEIAVLRLSKNMLTGEPEPRLFTKLVHLTELALDGNNLTGVIPSEIGRLSRLELLTLSENGFTGSIPGEIGNLTSLSVLFMNNNQLTGTLPSTLGYLFKLSALDISQNKIAGIYQGTALQDQSPPQ